TGGGTAAATCCCGCTGCCTCCCCCCGGGCGATCGCCGTCTCTTCTTCTTGGGTTTTAATGACCACAATTTCCTTGGCGGGAATCATTTTGCGCAGTTCAGGGAGAGTTCCCTCCGCAATAATTTGACCCCCTTTGAGGATGCCAATACGTTGGCACAGTCTTTCCGCTTCATCGAGGAGATGGGTCGTGAGCAAAATAGTCATGCCGTCAGACCGTAACCGTTGGATTAAAGCCCAAATGTCATAACGGGTTTCGATATCGAGTCCGGTGGTCGGTTCGTCAAGGATTAAAAGCTTTGGATTATGCACGAGGGCCACCGCCACATTCATCCGCCGCTGCATACCGCCACTCAGAGATTCCACAGGAGAATTTGCTCTATCGCTCAATCCCACTGCTTCTAGACAATACTGAATGCGGCGATCGCATTTTTTACCGCGAAGACCGTAGATTTTGCCAAAGAATCGGAGATTTTCCGCGCAACTGAGGGTTTTATAAAGGAGATTTTCTTGGGGCGCAACGCCAATGATTTTCTTTGTCGCCTCAGACACTCGCTGTCCGGCAATACGCAGCTCACCACTATCGGCATTTAGTAGATTACAGAGAATATTAATGGTGGTCGTTTTCCCCGCACCGTTCGCCCCCAACAACCCATAAATTTCGCCCGCTTGAATGTGGAGCGCTAGGCCATCGAGCACTTGTCGCTGACCATAAGCTTTTTTTAGATTTGTAATCTCTAACATGTATTTGCCGCGAGTTTCATGGGAAAAATGTTACCGACTATGGGTTATAACCAATGAAATCCATAGCGCCATACAGAAATATTACCGCCGTCTTCATAGATCCAAATATATCCAAAACATTACATAAAATATTCAAGATACCCCTTAATGGCGATCGCCCCATTACCGCAAAGACAAAACCCATCATCACCCAACTGAAGACTTGGGAAAAAATAACAATGGCGATCGCATCCTAGGAAAAAGAAAAGTAAAATAAAGTCGCTTATTAAATTTTCTCATTTACAGTACAGAAGAGTTTTTGCGGTGCTAGAGAGTTCGATATGCTGAGAGAATATGCGTAGTACTTTTGAGGCTCCATGATAGATATCGTCCAGTACAAAGAAATCCTCGCAGAAGAGCCAGAGGAAATATCCATCCACATGACGAAGATCGGTGGTGGAGGGTTTTGGATGGGAACATCAGAAGCAGAAATAGAAAGGCTGTGCCAAGAATATGACAATAGCTGGTATCAAAACGAGTCACCACAGCACTGGGTCGAAATCCCTGATTTTTTTCTAGGGAAATATCCCATCACCCAAGCCCAGTGGCGCATAATCGCAGAATTAAGACCCATTGAGCGAGAGCTTGCACCAAGCCCGTCCCGATTCGAGGGAGACGAACTTCCCGTAGAACAAGTTTCTTGGCTAGATGCAAAAGAATTTTGTGCAAGACTAAGCAAAATCTCAAAAATTCAATATCGCCTGCCTACCGAAGCAGAATGGGAATATGCCTGTCGCGGGGTTCTGCGTAAACCGATGACCTCTAAAGTTTCCCAAGAATATTGGAATAAGCATTACTACGAATCCTTCCATTTCGGCCAAACCATTAACGATCAAACCGCTAATTTCAATACGAACGAACCCTATGGCACGGAAAAAATTGGCAAATTTCGAGGGAAAACAACACCAGTCGGATCCTTTGATTCAAACAACTTCCAGCTCTACGATATGCATGGCAATGTTTGGGAATGGTGTGAAGACGATTACTACAGAAATTATGAAGAAGCTCCCGAAGACGGCAGTGCATGGCAACAAACAGAAAAGCAAGATGCCAAGGTACTCCGGGGTGGCTCTTGGTTTAATCACCCACGGTACTGTCGGTCATCATTTCGGTATGTGATTGACCTTGACTTTCAGGTGGATTCGGTTGGTTTTCGGATTGCTTGTTCGCCACCCCAGATTTCTGTGAATACCTATTCTTTAAATATTCCGCGACTTTTTTAGCGCTTAGGGATTCTTTGGTTTTGCCCTTTACTGTTCATTCGGAACGCCTAGGGTTGTGATGTACAGTACGGCTTCATCGTCAGGAATACCCAGTACTTCATTAACTTGATCGTCAAAAAAGCCTGCAATGCCGCTTACGCCTAATCCCAGCTGAATGGCCGCTAGGTTTAATCGTTGCCCAAGCTGGCCGGCATCGAGGTGGAGGTAACGATAGGTGCGATCGCCGTAGCGAGCGACGGCCTGAGCCAGATCTGCGGTATGAAAAATCAAGGCTCCCGCATCTCTACCAAGATTTTGCCCAAGACAAAGGTAGTGCAACTCTTCTCGGAAATTTTTAAAGCGAATTTGTCGTAGTTCTTGGGCTTTCGGGGCGTAATAATAGCAGCCAGCATCGAGTCCCTCTACACCGGAAACAGCCACAAAGGTTTCGATTAAACTCAGGTCAAAATAGTCGGGATCTGTGGTTAACCCTTGCTCGCCATAGTCTTCGGGGTGATAGGTGAAATTTAGGAGCTGCTGGAGTTCTTCGAGGGTCAAGTCTTCCCCGGTATAACCCCGAGTCGAACGGCGTTTGAGGATCGCTTCTTCTAAATCCTCTAAATCTTCTCCCCAATCCACGCGGGTGTTGTAACGGGTTTCGTCGGAGGTGCTGGCTAGGGAAAATTTGAGGCCAAAGGGAAAATTGTATTTGTCTTCAAGGATGTCGGGTTGACGTGGTGGCACTGAAGCTTTTGTGACAATTTTTGAGGCTTGGTGCAATGCGGGTAATAGTTCTCCGTCGTCTAGCTCTGGATAATCCATCATGGCCGGTGAAGGTAAAGTCGTTCGACCAAGACTTGATGTTTGGGGATTGCCATTGAGGGCAAGGACGCTGGTGACGGATTCTGCTTCGCCATCGAGGTATAGCAAGTCATTCATGAGGCGATCGCTGAAGCCTCCGATGAGATGGGAGCGGAAGCCCTGCATCGAGGCGGCAAGATTAATATTGCCTAAAAGATGCCCCGTATCTAGAAATACGCGGCGGTAGGCACGGTCTTCGTAGCGCCAAGCGGAGCGATAAAAAATAGCCGTGGTAACGAGGGCTAGCTGGGTCTTTTCAAGGGCTGGGTGTAGAAAACAAGCCCCTCGCAGTTCTGCCCAGCAGTGGTCATCCCAGAAACGCAGGAGATTATGGGTTTGGGGTTGGTAATGGTATAGCCCCGCAGGTAAGAGATCAGTGCCGCGGGAAATGAGATAAACCTCAGCGGGATACAGCCCCCCAGCCGAGGGAGCAGAACGTAGATAAATGAAATTACCACCGCCCGTCGCGAGTTTGGCCGTCAGTCCATAGCTGAGCAGCAATAGATAGGACAGGGATTCCCACTCTGGCTCGTTTTTGTCTAGCTCAAGGTAGGGTTTTAGGTCGTAGCTTGTCCCTATTTTGTAGCCTTTAAAGGGACTCGGTTGGGCTGACCAATTGAGTGTTTTGCCTCGTTGGGCGATCGTTTCGGGGTCGTATTTTGTACGTTGGTGGTAATAAGCGGAAATCGGCAGCGAACGGCTCATATTGTCCCCAAAGCGAATAAACCGTTTCTATTATCCAGTTTTACCGTAGACTTACGGAAACTTTTTTCTCGTGCTTTACTTCTGTGTTGACTAGAACCCCGGCGATCGCCTCTGCCCCATTCTTGTTTGCGTGAAAATATCCATGAAAAATTTATACCTCTCATCTTTATTTGCTTTCGGTGTTGTTGTAACTCTGCAACCCTCCACCATGGCTCAAGCAAGCCCTATGCGCTTAGCTCAAGTTAACCCCGGTAACGCCACATTTGCTTTTGGGTTAAATAACGCAAAAAATTTAGCCCGCCAAACCATTGAAGTCGCCAATGGTGGTTTGGGAGAATATCGTGCCGAAACTTCGATGCATGGTAATCCAAACAATGCGCCCTATGTCGAGAATCCAGATGGAAGCTATACCTTCACCTTTATGGGTCGCCACCCTGACTCCCTTGATTTCACCTATGAAAGCGAAGTAACGGTCTTTCCCGATGGCTCAGTCGTGATTGATTACAACGGTGAACCCCGCACATCTTCCGTTGCCAGCACCACAACGGTGCAATCTTTTGATTTAAATCAAGCTAAAAACCTTGCCCGCCAAACGGCAGAACAAGCCAACGGCGGTCTTGGGGAATATCGTGCCGAAGCCTCAATGCATGGCAATCCGAACAATGCGCCCTACGTCACCAATGCGGATGGTAGCTACACCTTCACCTTTATGGGTCGCCGTCCTGAATCCCTTGATTTCACCTATG
This genomic window from [Limnothrix rosea] IAM M-220 contains:
- a CDS encoding ABC transporter ATP-binding protein, which encodes MLEITNLKKAYGQRQVLDGLALHIQAGEIYGLLGANGAGKTTTINILCNLLNADSGELRIAGQRVSEATKKIIGVAPQENLLYKTLSCAENLRFFGKIYGLRGKKCDRRIQYCLEAVGLSDRANSPVESLSGGMQRRMNVAVALVHNPKLLILDEPTTGLDIETRYDIWALIQRLRSDGMTILLTTHLLDEAERLCQRIGILKGGQIIAEGTLPELRKMIPAKEIVVIKTQEEETAIARGEAAGFTQRSYGGDLAFWLPDQLELKEILDIFDGIPLDSIARQPVQLEHIYIEITKHSVATPSPSEVV
- a CDS encoding formylglycine-generating enzyme family protein, with the protein product MIDIVQYKEILAEEPEEISIHMTKIGGGGFWMGTSEAEIERLCQEYDNSWYQNESPQHWVEIPDFFLGKYPITQAQWRIIAELRPIERELAPSPSRFEGDELPVEQVSWLDAKEFCARLSKISKIQYRLPTEAEWEYACRGVLRKPMTSKVSQEYWNKHYYESFHFGQTINDQTANFNTNEPYGTEKIGKFRGKTTPVGSFDSNNFQLYDMHGNVWEWCEDDYYRNYEEAPEDGSAWQQTEKQDAKVLRGGSWFNHPRYCRSSFRYVIDLDFQVDSVGFRIACSPPQISVNTYSLNIPRLF
- a CDS encoding SagB/ThcOx family dehydrogenase, translating into MSRSLPISAYYHQRTKYDPETIAQRGKTLNWSAQPSPFKGYKIGTSYDLKPYLELDKNEPEWESLSYLLLLSYGLTAKLATGGGNFIYLRSAPSAGGLYPAEVYLISRGTDLLPAGLYHYQPQTHNLLRFWDDHCWAELRGACFLHPALEKTQLALVTTAIFYRSAWRYEDRAYRRVFLDTGHLLGNINLAASMQGFRSHLIGGFSDRLMNDLLYLDGEAESVTSVLALNGNPQTSSLGRTTLPSPAMMDYPELDDGELLPALHQASKIVTKASVPPRQPDILEDKYNFPFGLKFSLASTSDETRYNTRVDWGEDLEDLEEAILKRRSTRGYTGEDLTLEELQQLLNFTYHPEDYGEQGLTTDPDYFDLSLIETFVAVSGVEGLDAGCYYYAPKAQELRQIRFKNFREELHYLCLGQNLGRDAGALIFHTADLAQAVARYGDRTYRYLHLDAGQLGQRLNLAAIQLGLGVSGIAGFFDDQVNEVLGIPDDEAVLYITTLGVPNEQ